A single region of the Anabaena sphaerica FACHB-251 genome encodes:
- a CDS encoding tetratricopeptide repeat protein, translating to MVYKQTSFLVTVLLLGSFVTTTPVIAEDTEVLLVAQARNPRLKELLEEGRRLVDAGDYNGAIAIYQEAGRLDPRNARIHSGIGYLYAQQGNFQLALTAYRRAIAIDPNNSDFYYAVGYIKGNLADTNGAKEAYRRAIQLNRSNVNAYLGLGVTQTSLGDYESAMWAYEQAINLNRNNPRTYELMGSMFKQRRQTQQASNVLRKALNLYRSGNDPDGVDRVEAMLREIGG from the coding sequence ATGGTATACAAACAAACATCATTTTTAGTGACTGTTCTATTGTTAGGAAGTTTTGTGACTACTACTCCTGTGATAGCTGAGGATACAGAAGTATTATTAGTTGCACAAGCCAGAAACCCGCGACTAAAGGAACTGTTAGAGGAAGGGCGGAGACTAGTAGATGCGGGGGATTATAATGGGGCGATCGCAATTTATCAAGAAGCGGGCAGATTAGATCCCAGAAATGCGAGAATCCATTCTGGTATTGGCTACTTATATGCTCAACAAGGTAATTTTCAGTTAGCCTTAACTGCTTACCGTCGTGCGATCGCTATCGACCCCAACAATAGTGATTTTTATTACGCTGTAGGTTATATCAAAGGGAACTTAGCAGACACCAACGGAGCCAAAGAAGCTTATCGTCGTGCCATCCAGTTAAACCGTAGTAATGTAAATGCTTATCTAGGTTTAGGTGTCACCCAAACCAGTTTGGGAGACTATGAATCAGCTATGTGGGCTTATGAACAAGCAATTAACCTGAATAGAAACAACCCCCGCACCTATGAGTTAATGGGTTCAATGTTTAAGCAGCGAAGACAAACTCAACAAGCCAGCAATGTATTAAGGAAAGCCCTGAATTTATATCGCAGTGGTAATGACCCAGACGGTGTGGACAGGGTAGAAGCCATGCTGCGAGAAATAGGAGGCTAA